The following coding sequences are from one Nicotiana tomentosiformis chromosome 3, ASM39032v3, whole genome shotgun sequence window:
- the LOC104108377 gene encoding uncharacterized protein isoform X1: MVQLMNTVEVLPELQWRKGKTAVVKLEIEDDLDEAHGPLNKRSKLSSSLQQQLSVGADGFPVPPSQYNPLDEPSPLGLRLRKSPSLLDLIQMKLSPGNNPKVGNHGKKEQKGNSVTTEKLKASNFPASVLRIGSWEYKSRYEGDLVAKCYFAKHKLVWEVLDGGLKNKIEIQWSDIMGLKASYPDDGPGTLDVVLARQPLFFRETNPQPRKHTLWQATSDFTGGQASIHKQHYLQCPPGLMGKHFEKLVQCDPRLNFLSQQPEITLDSPYFESRISVFEDPNVSDSEFNLNNEKNTPFLNLQGPASPSEAYCSTSKAEQDVVRRPLEGVPPERRSPISVMDTRATQHVMSRDMEKLKGLSNLEQLKVPGLHPSMSMKDLVSHFEQRFSEQGTSEDINLSSDERQSLQILEDISRCLFSDTQNMPESDEKSLMSRVNSLCCLIQKDPATAHKSESSGYVAVEGNRTDELSFFPVAASVDKVEDPSTTEDKSNDPTPSMSRKDSVGELLMNLPRIASLPQFLFNIYEDSEYQAR, encoded by the exons ATGGTTCAATTGATGAATACTGTTGAAGTGTTGCCGGAGTTGCAGTGGCGGAAGGGGAAAACGGCGGTGGTGAAGCTGGAAATAGAGGATGATTTAGATGAAGCACACGGCCCACTCAACAAGCGATCAAAGCTTTCCTCTTCTCTCCAA CAGCAATTGAGTGTAGGAGCTGACGGTTTCCCAGTACCACCATCGCAGTACAACCCGCTAGATGAGCCCAGTCCATTAGGTTTGAGGCTGCGGAAGAGCCCATCGCTGTTGGATTTGATCCAGATGAAGCTTTCCCCGGGGAACAACCCCAAGGTGGGAAATCATGGGAAGAAGGAGCAGAAAGGAAACTCTGTAACTACTGAAAAACTAAAGGCTTCAAACTTTCCTGCCTCAGTCCTGAGAATTGGGAGCTGGGAG TATAAGTCAAGATATGAAGGGGATTTAGTAGCAAAATGTTACTTTGCGAAGCATAAACTTGTTTGGGAAGTCCTTGATGGCGGTCTCAAGAATAAGATAGAAATCCAGTGGTCCGATATTATGGGTCTGAAGGCAAGTTACCCAGATGATGGACCTGGAACCCTAGACGTAGTG CTAGCAAGACAACCTCTTTTCTTCAGGGAAACAAATCCACAACCCAGGAAGCATACTCTGTGGCAAGCAACATCTGATTTTACTGGAGGACAGGCTAGCATACACAA GCAACATTACTTACAGTGTCCACCGGGCTTGATGGGAAAGCATTTTGAAAAGCTCGTTCAGTGCGATCCTCGTCTTAACTTCCTAAGTCAACAACCAGAGATTACACTAGATTCTCCATATTTCGAATCCAGAATTTCAGTATTTGAAGACCCAAATGTATCTGACTCAGAGTTTAATCTGAATAATGAGAAAAATACCCCCTTTCTCAACTTGCAAGGTCCTGCCTCACCTTCAGAAGCCTATTGTTCTACCTCAAAGGCTGAGCAAGATGTTGTTAGAAGACCATTGGAAGGTGTTCCTCCTGAGAGACGTTCGCCAATCTCAG TGATGGATACAAGGGCAACTCAACATGTTATGAGTAGAGATATGGAGAAATTGAAAGGTCTCAGTAACCTGGAGCAGCTTAAAGTGCCTGGTCTTCATCCTTCCATGTCAATGAAAGATTTAGTGAGCCACTTTGAACAACGTTTCTCCGAGCAGGGTACATCTGAAGATATCAACCTGTCAAGTGATGAACGGCAAAGCTTGCAGATTCTGGAAGATATCTCGAGGTGCTTGTTTAGTGACACTCAGAATATGCCAGAATCAGATGAGAAATCCCTCATGTCTAGGGTGAATTCTCTGTGCTGTCTTATTCAGAAGGATCCTGCAACAGCTCATAAGAGTGAGAGTTCAGGTTATGTTGCTGTTGAAGGAAATAGAACTGATGAATTGAGTTTCTTTCCCGTAGCAGCAAGTGTAGATAAGGTTGAAGATCCTTCTACAACAGAGGATAAATCAAATGATCCAACTCCGTCAATGTCGAGAAAAGACTCCGTTGGGGAGTTGTTGATGAATCTGCCAAGGATAGCATCATTGCCTCAGTTTTTGTTCAATATCTATGAAGATTCTGAATACCAAGCTAGATAG
- the LOC104108377 gene encoding uncharacterized protein isoform X2, with protein sequence MVQLMNTVEVLPELQWRKGKTAVVKLEIEDDLDEAHGPLNKRSKLSSSLQQLSVGADGFPVPPSQYNPLDEPSPLGLRLRKSPSLLDLIQMKLSPGNNPKVGNHGKKEQKGNSVTTEKLKASNFPASVLRIGSWEYKSRYEGDLVAKCYFAKHKLVWEVLDGGLKNKIEIQWSDIMGLKASYPDDGPGTLDVVLARQPLFFRETNPQPRKHTLWQATSDFTGGQASIHKQHYLQCPPGLMGKHFEKLVQCDPRLNFLSQQPEITLDSPYFESRISVFEDPNVSDSEFNLNNEKNTPFLNLQGPASPSEAYCSTSKAEQDVVRRPLEGVPPERRSPISVMDTRATQHVMSRDMEKLKGLSNLEQLKVPGLHPSMSMKDLVSHFEQRFSEQGTSEDINLSSDERQSLQILEDISRCLFSDTQNMPESDEKSLMSRVNSLCCLIQKDPATAHKSESSGYVAVEGNRTDELSFFPVAASVDKVEDPSTTEDKSNDPTPSMSRKDSVGELLMNLPRIASLPQFLFNIYEDSEYQAR encoded by the exons ATGGTTCAATTGATGAATACTGTTGAAGTGTTGCCGGAGTTGCAGTGGCGGAAGGGGAAAACGGCGGTGGTGAAGCTGGAAATAGAGGATGATTTAGATGAAGCACACGGCCCACTCAACAAGCGATCAAAGCTTTCCTCTTCTCTCCAA CAATTGAGTGTAGGAGCTGACGGTTTCCCAGTACCACCATCGCAGTACAACCCGCTAGATGAGCCCAGTCCATTAGGTTTGAGGCTGCGGAAGAGCCCATCGCTGTTGGATTTGATCCAGATGAAGCTTTCCCCGGGGAACAACCCCAAGGTGGGAAATCATGGGAAGAAGGAGCAGAAAGGAAACTCTGTAACTACTGAAAAACTAAAGGCTTCAAACTTTCCTGCCTCAGTCCTGAGAATTGGGAGCTGGGAG TATAAGTCAAGATATGAAGGGGATTTAGTAGCAAAATGTTACTTTGCGAAGCATAAACTTGTTTGGGAAGTCCTTGATGGCGGTCTCAAGAATAAGATAGAAATCCAGTGGTCCGATATTATGGGTCTGAAGGCAAGTTACCCAGATGATGGACCTGGAACCCTAGACGTAGTG CTAGCAAGACAACCTCTTTTCTTCAGGGAAACAAATCCACAACCCAGGAAGCATACTCTGTGGCAAGCAACATCTGATTTTACTGGAGGACAGGCTAGCATACACAA GCAACATTACTTACAGTGTCCACCGGGCTTGATGGGAAAGCATTTTGAAAAGCTCGTTCAGTGCGATCCTCGTCTTAACTTCCTAAGTCAACAACCAGAGATTACACTAGATTCTCCATATTTCGAATCCAGAATTTCAGTATTTGAAGACCCAAATGTATCTGACTCAGAGTTTAATCTGAATAATGAGAAAAATACCCCCTTTCTCAACTTGCAAGGTCCTGCCTCACCTTCAGAAGCCTATTGTTCTACCTCAAAGGCTGAGCAAGATGTTGTTAGAAGACCATTGGAAGGTGTTCCTCCTGAGAGACGTTCGCCAATCTCAG TGATGGATACAAGGGCAACTCAACATGTTATGAGTAGAGATATGGAGAAATTGAAAGGTCTCAGTAACCTGGAGCAGCTTAAAGTGCCTGGTCTTCATCCTTCCATGTCAATGAAAGATTTAGTGAGCCACTTTGAACAACGTTTCTCCGAGCAGGGTACATCTGAAGATATCAACCTGTCAAGTGATGAACGGCAAAGCTTGCAGATTCTGGAAGATATCTCGAGGTGCTTGTTTAGTGACACTCAGAATATGCCAGAATCAGATGAGAAATCCCTCATGTCTAGGGTGAATTCTCTGTGCTGTCTTATTCAGAAGGATCCTGCAACAGCTCATAAGAGTGAGAGTTCAGGTTATGTTGCTGTTGAAGGAAATAGAACTGATGAATTGAGTTTCTTTCCCGTAGCAGCAAGTGTAGATAAGGTTGAAGATCCTTCTACAACAGAGGATAAATCAAATGATCCAACTCCGTCAATGTCGAGAAAAGACTCCGTTGGGGAGTTGTTGATGAATCTGCCAAGGATAGCATCATTGCCTCAGTTTTTGTTCAATATCTATGAAGATTCTGAATACCAAGCTAGATAG